One Desulfuromonadaceae bacterium genomic window carries:
- the lpxC gene encoding UDP-3-O-acyl-N-acetylglucosamine deacetylase gives MIFQCTIAKQATLSGIGLHSGRTINLVLRPADAGTGIIFHRSEGERSVSIEAVSANVVDTRLATVIGKSGLSVSTVEHLLAALAALGIDNLHIDIDGPEVPILDGSSAPFIKLLNDTGLKKLNRSRKFLAIRKSLFVIDGEKRVSIIPSRFFRVSFDIAFDHRCIGLQQRSVKVTPNEFNKNIAAARTFGFLHEVEFLRSQGLALGGSLDNAVVIDQDRVMNPEGLRFHDEFVRHKILDAIGDFSLVGYPILGHVKSYKGGHDINHQLVEKILNTPDAWKLVEFTDLDLEQAMRGMPAFAPEPAFSEA, from the coding sequence ATGATTTTTCAGTGTACAATCGCCAAACAGGCAACGTTAAGCGGTATCGGCCTGCACTCGGGACGTACGATTAACCTTGTCCTGCGCCCGGCTGATGCTGGTACCGGAATCATTTTTCATCGCAGCGAAGGGGAACGCAGCGTAAGTATTGAAGCTGTTTCAGCCAACGTTGTCGATACGCGCCTGGCTACCGTTATCGGCAAAAGCGGTTTGTCCGTTTCGACGGTCGAGCATCTTCTTGCCGCACTTGCGGCACTCGGCATCGACAATCTTCATATTGACATTGACGGGCCTGAGGTGCCGATTCTGGATGGAAGCTCAGCCCCTTTTATTAAACTGCTCAACGACACCGGCCTGAAAAAACTCAACCGGAGCCGCAAGTTCCTCGCAATACGTAAGTCACTCTTTGTGATTGATGGTGAGAAACGGGTCAGCATTATTCCGTCACGCTTCTTTCGCGTCAGCTTCGATATCGCTTTTGATCATCGTTGCATCGGCCTTCAGCAACGTTCGGTCAAGGTCACCCCGAATGAATTTAACAAGAATATTGCGGCTGCCCGAACCTTCGGTTTTTTGCATGAAGTTGAGTTCTTGCGTTCGCAGGGACTGGCGCTCGGCGGATCACTTGACAATGCCGTCGTTATCGACCAGGACCGGGTGATGAATCCCGAAGGGCTACGCTTTCATGACGAATTTGTTCGCCACAAGATTCTTGACGCGATCGGCGATTTCAGCCTGGTCGGCTACCCGATTCTGGGTCACGTCAAATCGTATAAGGGGGGACATGACATCAACCACCAGTTAGTGGAAAAAATTCTTAACACCCCTGATGCGTGGAAACTAGTCGAGTTTACTGATCTTGATCTGGAACAGGCCATGCGGGGCATGCCTGCCTTCGCCCCGGAACCTGCTTTTTCCGAAGCTTGA
- a CDS encoding epoxyqueuosine reductase QueH, translated as MRILLHICCANCAIYPVKVLRENNGDVSGCFFNHNIHPYQEFKRRLDSLKDYAEQVKLNITYQEEYQLEEFLANVAHDPHNRCDYCYQSRLTATARLAAEQGFDAFSTSLLYSRYQQHDKIRDIGEALARKFNLKFVYQDFRKGWNDGIKTSKEMNLYRQQYCGCIYSEKDRYYPRSRN; from the coding sequence ATGCGAATCCTCCTGCATATCTGTTGTGCGAATTGTGCGATTTATCCGGTAAAAGTGCTGCGTGAAAATAACGGGGATGTAAGCGGTTGTTTTTTTAACCACAACATCCACCCCTATCAGGAATTCAAACGTCGCCTTGACTCACTGAAGGACTACGCCGAGCAGGTAAAACTCAATATCACTTATCAGGAAGAATATCAGCTGGAAGAATTTCTCGCCAATGTCGCGCATGATCCACATAATCGCTGCGATTATTGTTATCAGTCCCGCCTGACGGCCACTGCGCGGCTGGCGGCGGAACAGGGCTTCGATGCTTTTTCGACCAGCCTGCTCTACTCACGCTATCAGCAACATGACAAGATTCGAGACATTGGCGAAGCACTCGCCAGAAAGTTTAATCTGAAATTTGTTTATCAGGATTTTCGCAAAGGGTGGAATGACGGCATCAAAACATCCAAAGAGATGAATCTTTACCGCCAGCAATATTGCGGCTGCATCTATTCGGAAAAAGACCGCTACTACCCGCGCAGTCGTAACTGA
- the ruvC gene encoding crossover junction endodeoxyribonuclease RuvC — MRILGIDPGSRITGYGVIEKTGNRLVHIDNGPLVTKSTAPFADRLKQIYDGLGEIICRYAPEVVAVEQIFVARNVNSALKLGHARGAALLAGVNANLPIFEYTALQVKSAVVGYGRADKQQVQQMVRVLLSLPEIAQEDSADALAVAICHAHSGGLNQRLADLTKVR, encoded by the coding sequence ATGCGCATCCTCGGCATTGATCCCGGCAGCCGGATCACCGGTTACGGTGTGATCGAAAAAACCGGCAATCGCCTGGTGCATATCGACAACGGCCCGCTGGTGACAAAAAGTACCGCGCCCTTTGCCGATCGTCTCAAGCAAATCTATGACGGCTTGGGCGAAATTATTTGTAGATACGCCCCGGAAGTGGTCGCCGTTGAACAAATCTTTGTTGCGCGCAACGTCAACAGCGCCCTCAAACTCGGTCATGCCCGCGGAGCAGCACTGCTGGCCGGAGTCAACGCCAATCTGCCGATTTTTGAATATACTGCACTACAAGTCAAAAGTGCGGTGGTCGGTTACGGGCGGGCAGACAAACAACAGGTTCAGCAGATGGTGCGTGTACTACTCAGTTTACCGGAAATCGCCCAGGAGGATTCCGCTGACGCCCTTGCTGTCGCCATCTGTCACGCCCACAGCGGCGGACTGAATCAACGGCTGGCCGACCTGACCAAAGTTCGCTGA
- the ruvA gene encoding Holliday junction branch migration protein RuvA — protein sequence MIALIRGQIAFKSLDHVIVDVGGVGYRLSIPLTTFYALPESGEVRLHVHTQVREDAINLFGFLTMEDKALFKLLLSISGVGPKVAINILSHLSAPDLRQALATSDVARLSGIPGIGKKTAERLALELRDKIAKTAADNGGDTVAHPSPGNILDDALSALMNLGYKEKQARQTLNALEIAPESTVEDVLKGALKVLVK from the coding sequence ATGATTGCACTTATCAGAGGTCAGATCGCGTTTAAGTCCCTCGACCACGTCATTGTCGATGTCGGGGGGGTTGGCTATCGGCTGAGCATCCCGCTGACCACGTTTTATGCTCTCCCCGAAAGTGGCGAGGTCCGGCTTCATGTCCACACCCAGGTCCGGGAAGACGCCATCAATCTGTTCGGCTTTCTCACCATGGAAGACAAGGCGCTGTTCAAGTTGCTCCTCTCCATTTCAGGGGTTGGGCCGAAAGTGGCAATCAATATTCTCTCCCACCTCAGCGCCCCCGATCTGCGTCAGGCACTGGCAACGAGTGACGTCGCCCGGCTGTCGGGAATTCCCGGTATCGGCAAAAAAACCGCTGAGCGTCTGGCACTGGAGTTGCGCGACAAAATAGCCAAAACTGCGGCAGACAATGGCGGTGATACCGTCGCGCACCCTTCGCCTGGCAATATCCTTGACGACGCGCTCTCTGCGCTGATGAATCTCGGCTACAAGGAAAAGCAGGCCCGGCAAACCTTGAATGCGCTTGAAATTGCACCTGAATCAACCGTTGAAGATGTTCTTAAAGGTGCATTGAAAGTTCTGGTTAAGTAG
- a CDS encoding patatin-like phospholipase family protein, protein MTSGSQLKVGLALGSGAARGLSFIGVLEVFEDEGIPIDFIAGTSIGAVIGALYASGVSAAQLKEAALNIDWRKLAGLLDLVLPKSGFINGNQVAELIAELLPARNFSELHIPVAMTATDVESGELVILKQGDLLEALRAAIAFPGIFTPVRYGNRFLVDGGLCNPLPVDLVRAMGADIVIGVSAIPDVDKRSPQEAIFPLPKDDERGVSPKLPAQFSADGIETLFRRIWKQPATRKDERKPPNIFRIFAQSIVIMENEINALRLSKNHVDLLLRPALRNLTLLEFHRAAEAIKAGTDIAHRELPALRKLLNKT, encoded by the coding sequence ATGACCAGCGGATCGCAACTCAAGGTAGGCCTCGCTCTCGGCAGTGGCGCGGCACGTGGATTGTCTTTTATCGGCGTGCTCGAAGTTTTCGAGGATGAAGGCATTCCGATAGACTTCATTGCCGGAACCTCCATCGGTGCGGTGATCGGTGCGCTTTACGCCTCCGGCGTCTCTGCCGCCCAGTTAAAAGAAGCCGCGCTCAATATTGACTGGCGCAAACTGGCCGGATTACTTGATCTGGTATTGCCAAAGTCGGGGTTCATCAACGGCAATCAGGTTGCCGAACTTATTGCCGAGTTACTCCCCGCGCGTAATTTTTCCGAACTCCATATCCCGGTCGCGATGACAGCAACCGATGTCGAGTCTGGAGAATTGGTGATTCTCAAACAGGGCGACCTGCTGGAAGCCCTGCGGGCAGCCATTGCCTTTCCCGGAATTTTCACACCGGTGCGCTATGGAAACCGGTTCCTGGTTGACGGCGGGCTGTGCAATCCCCTGCCGGTCGATCTTGTCCGGGCGATGGGAGCGGATATCGTCATCGGCGTCAGTGCCATCCCTGATGTCGACAAGCGTTCTCCGCAAGAAGCCATCTTCCCCTTGCCCAAAGACGATGAGCGGGGCGTCTCACCAAAACTCCCTGCACAATTCTCGGCGGATGGAATTGAAACACTTTTCCGGCGCATCTGGAAACAACCTGCGACGCGCAAGGATGAACGCAAACCACCAAATATTTTCCGTATTTTTGCCCAAAGCATTGTCATTATGGAAAATGAGATTAATGCATTGCGCCTGTCTAAAAACCATGTTGACCTGCTGCTACGCCCCGCACTTCGCAACCTGACGCTGCTGGAATTCCATCGCGCTGCGGAGGCGATCAAAGCGGGAACCGACATTGCCCACCGTGAACTCCCTGCCCTGCGTAAACTGCTCAACAAAACGTGA
- the ruvB gene encoding Holliday junction branch migration DNA helicase RuvB, whose amino-acid sequence MEERLITPDSLNEDHFEASLRPRLIDEYVGQAKAKENLIVFIEAARGRDEALDHVLFYGPPGLGKTTLANIVANEMGVNIKSTSGPVIEKPGDLAAILTNLDAGDVLFIDEIHRLSPVVEEILYPAMEDYQLDIIIGQGPSARTIKLDLPRFTLVGATTRAGLLSSPLRDRFGVISRLEFYSNAELAIIVTRSAAILKIAIDAKGAAEIARRSRGTPRIANRLLRRVRDFAQVQGHGVIDVETADHALHRLEVDHCGFDFMDRLLLTTIIDKFSGGPVGLDTLAAAIGEEKDTLEDVIEPFLIQQGFLNRTPRGRVVTERALKHFHRALPGASGPLFSDYDQP is encoded by the coding sequence ATGGAAGAACGCCTGATCACCCCCGACTCCCTGAACGAGGACCATTTTGAGGCTTCACTGCGCCCACGCCTGATCGACGAATATGTCGGGCAGGCCAAAGCAAAAGAAAATCTCATTGTCTTCATTGAGGCTGCGCGCGGACGTGATGAAGCCCTCGACCATGTGCTCTTCTACGGGCCTCCCGGACTCGGCAAAACCACTCTGGCAAACATTGTCGCCAATGAAATGGGCGTCAACATCAAAAGCACCTCCGGGCCGGTGATTGAAAAACCTGGCGATCTCGCGGCGATTCTGACCAATCTGGATGCCGGGGACGTCCTTTTTATCGACGAGATTCATCGCCTTTCACCGGTCGTGGAAGAGATTCTCTATCCGGCGATGGAAGACTACCAACTCGACATCATCATCGGCCAGGGGCCTTCGGCCCGCACCATCAAACTCGATTTGCCGCGTTTCACGCTGGTCGGGGCGACCACCCGCGCCGGATTGCTCTCCTCGCCGCTGCGTGACCGCTTCGGCGTCATCAGCCGCCTCGAATTTTATTCCAACGCCGAACTGGCGATTATCGTCACCCGCAGCGCCGCTATTTTAAAAATTGCCATCGATGCAAAAGGCGCTGCGGAAATCGCTCGACGCAGCCGCGGAACGCCACGGATTGCCAACCGTCTCCTGCGGCGGGTGCGCGATTTTGCCCAGGTTCAGGGGCACGGCGTGATCGATGTCGAGACCGCCGACCATGCCCTCCATCGCCTGGAGGTTGACCACTGCGGTTTTGATTTCATGGATCGGCTCTTGCTGACCACAATTATCGATAAATTCAGCGGTGGGCCGGTCGGGCTCGACACGCTGGCCGCAGCAATCGGGGAAGAGAAAGACACGCTCGAAGATGTGATTGAACCGTTCCTGATTCAACAGGGATTTTTGAACCGTACCCCCCGCGGTCGCGTTGTCACCGAGCGCGCGCTGAAACACTTTCATCGCGCGCTACCGGGCGCATCCGGACCACTTTTCAGTGACTACGATCAACCGTAA